The following proteins are co-located in the Silene latifolia isolate original U9 population chromosome 1, ASM4854445v1, whole genome shotgun sequence genome:
- the LOC141613889 gene encoding uncharacterized protein LOC141613889 isoform X1: MSDPILGGVKAGVGYFDTLVVKRIQEYLKFITSYDDNMTALINELNVLCAKKLDLDTKVMTEMDDLRKMTRETANWRNSLMKLIEREEMKKLMKEERVAEIVVKMIERPLLKKLWEEDREIFDIVVHVVKKKCNQKIVNGDVDAEEDADYKKVAKIASNVLKDIAEEFKNFIKKDGTTVAVVKLLSDDDLEKLRRDGNEMDKMLRKAEDVILKEAELNDHNEEELLLPKHGKDGQLVNESIIKEKVGGWRKRMGSLMTFLDDESFKKGLPDGAVLGLEVMDVLSKSSGSQQVEEIGKSHRYCGWCAVRFEVYRHRHDMSELAEIMVQAIKSMIDGCPQGNVTRRKRPDELEMIPGDFMEGLESREELLQKILVDLQDDQVKAVGVYGMGGCGKTTMAKEVVHKRARDLFDKRVVVEVSEAPNIKSIQNQIAGGIGLTLDDMENIAQRARILYNQLKSDNKKVLIILDNVWKKLKLDDVGIPRETTKDLCCKLLITAREEQVCRLMDVQHANIYKVGLLNEREALNLFENQTEKKFDGGEFKPVADRLLRKCGGLPLAIATTASALRGKDLPMWCHFAETSEKPISSQVTSEYRETYSILETSYKLIDIEEKRTFLFLACLSPLDSAISVNDLMRYGIGLDLFQRVNGLSEAMEQASTWANELISSSLLLKGDSDGELKIHDLVRASAISFIDKGKDRMTLVESIPRWMCEETFEKFTAISLMSGNDFSPLSGVKAPMLEILLLKGDISSTTLPSDFFVGMKNLKVLSLSNMNFNMGLPESMENLERLKTLHLHHCKLKDIKLIGQLVSLLVLSLRESSLEELAVEIGELSKLRLLDIGGCKGMKRIPANILSRLHHLEGLYMLNGFDGWTSTNTEVIDGWGWGYNQTSGSELDTLSHLNVLEMEVSEVEQLWSVNNVQLVEQLGKFRIRVCNSYKWDMTEVSAFRYVLELKNIYVSENAWLRALLKITDCLVVVDSPRLTQNLVPELDEGGFKELKYLDVQNCNVEFLINSNNQDESLAFANLELLRLANLNRLEMICDGKAPTGMFSNLRRLFLRGLPILKCGLPLTLFPLNLSEVVVGECELLRFILNKDACVAENETDIVTFPLLKSLDLFVVRSLSSMSGKSLDLFPTDRPFFDAKSKFPSLESLWLSVNEAIVTLWSKTCDVSSFQRLKILNISGCTKLQSLGSPSIFAELVQLEEFTTSMCPELQEVITKETEEDRVGKRVINFQSLKRLSLAYCPKIERFYGGSYKLEFPNLKSLSLSEDGNLTNFDESENSTACFSDKIEFPCLEDLKVSLVSNEVMRLWNWSSSESESGSISLNPVPNLKKLTLGQVQGLTSIPHFISQKLSHLEVTNFNDIKTLFSVSAVDREVIWTYSQLPNLEYLTVDSCYHLEQLFENEQDVNAVMLCERLTKITLVSLPKLRILPLHLLKNICNLSINVLKWKYVFSADLFIKGREQLQQLEVLKISECKNMEVIIMDELAEDGDDRAYCFPRLKTLSLEYLSITNFASKPTTPLHFPSLKEFIMTSCKNIQSFYSGPLTAPKLKDVKIWYCDGLQHFVSEEMGDVQKLPSLEIVRIAYCCKLLSFSYEPLVAPKLHQVTLACCDEMRWFSPGDPNHDYILELPSLESVSIENCWAMQSFSSGGIKAPNLFNLEVDKKDYSKLANEELQVLLVMLYQCR, encoded by the exons ATGTCCGACCCGATATTAGGTGGTGTAAAAGCTGGGGTGGGTTATTTTGATACATTGGTTGTCAAGAGAATCCAAGAGTATCTCAAGTTTATCACGAGTTATGATGATAACATGACTGCTCTGATAAACGAGCTTAATGTTTTATGTGCAAAGAAGCTTGACCTTGATACAAAGGTGATGACAGAAATGGACGATCTGCGGAAGATGACAAGAGAGACTGCAAATTGGCGGAATAGTTTAATGAAGTTGATTGAGAGGGAAGAAATGAAGAAGCTTATGAAAGAAGAAAGGGTGGCTGAAATCGTGGTGAAAATGATAGAACGTCCTCTTTTGAAGAAGTTATGGGAAGAGGATAGGGAAATTTTTGATATTGTGGTCCATGTGGTGAAGAAGAAGTGCAATCAAAAGATTGTTAATGGTGATGTTGATGCTGAGGAGGATGCTGATTACAAGAAAGTCGCTAAGATTGCAAGCAATGTTTTGAAAGATATTGCCGAGGAATTTAAGAATTTCATAAAAAAGGACGGCACGACTGTTGCTGTGGTTAAACTGTTGAGCGATGATGATCTCGAGAAGCTCAGGAGAGACGGAAATGAGATGGACAAGATGTTGCGTAAAGCAGAGGATGTCATTCTAAAGGAGGCCGAGCTTAATGATCATAATGAAGAGGAATTGCTGCTCCCGAAACATGGCAAGGATGGCCAACTAGTTAATGAAAGTATCATCAAAGAGAAAGTTGGAGGTTGGCGTAAACGTATGGGGAGCTTGATGACTTTTCTGGATGACGAGAGCTTTAAGAAGGGTTTGCCAGATGGTGCAGTGTTAGGATTGGAAGTCATGGATGTATTGAGCAAGAGTTCCGGGTCTCAGCAGGTTGAAGAAATTGGTAAATCACACAGATACTGTGGCTGGTGTGCTGTTCGATTCGAAGTTTATCGTCATCGTCATGATATGAGTGAACTAGCTGAAATTATGGTTCAGGCTATCAAGTCTATGATTGATGGGTGTCCTCAGGGTAATGTGACGAGGCGTAAAAGACCAGATGAACTCGAAATGATACCTGGTGACTTCATGGAGGGGTTGGAGTCTAGAGAAGAACTTTTGCAGAAAATATTGGTAGATTTACAAGATGATCAAGTTAAAGCTGTTGGTGTATATGGCATGGGCGGTTGCG GAAAAACAACAATGGCAAAAGAAGTTGTCCACAAAAGAGCTCGTGATTTATTCGATAAAAGAGTAGTAGTAGAGGTTTCTGAAGCTCCAAatattaaaagcattcaaaatcaAATTGCTGGAGGAATCGGCTTGACACTCGATGATATGGAAAATATAGCTCAAAGGGCCCGCATTCTGTATAATCAACTGAAATCAGACAACAAAAAAGTACTTATAATCCTTGACAACGTATGGAAGAAGCTCAAGTTAGATGACGTGGGGATTCCCCGCGAAACCACTAAAGATTTATGTTGTAAACTGTTGATTACGGCTAGAGAAGAACAAGTGTGCAGGCTCATGGATGTCCAACATGCTAATATATATAAGGTGGGCTTATTAAACGAAAGAGAAGCTTTAAATCTTTTTGAAAACCAAACTGAAAAGAAATTCGACGGTGGAGAGTTTAAACCTGTGGCAGATAGATTATTGAGGAAGTGTGGTGGGTTACCTCTCGCAATTGCCACAACAGCGAGTGCATTAAGGGGTAAAGATTTGCCAATGTGGTGTCATTTTGCAGAGACATCAGAAAAGCCTATTTCGAGTCAAGTCACTAGTGAGTATCGTGAGACATACTCAATTCTCGAAACAAGTTACAAGCTAATTGATATCGAAGAAAAAAGGACATTTTTATTTCTTGCTTGTTTATCTCCCCTCGATTCAGCTATAAGTGTCAACGACTTGATGAGATATGGCATTGGGTTGGATTTATTTCAACGTGTCAATGGTCTCTCAGAGGCAATGGAGCAAGCATCTACATGGGCTAACGAACTCATTTCATCGTCATTGTTATTAAAAGGTGATTCGGATGGGGAACTTAAGATTCACGATCTTGTTCGTGCATCCGCCATCTCATTTATTGATAAAG GCAAAGATCGCATGACTTTAGTCGAAAGCATTCCTCGATGGATGTGTGAGGAAACGTTTGAGAAGTTCACGGCTATATCATTAATGTCTGGCAATGATTTTTCTCCACTGAGTGGAGTGAAAGCTCCTATGCTTGAAATCTTGTTATTAAAAGGCGACATATCCTCGACAACTCTTCCTTCTGATTTCTTTGTGGGAATGAAGAATCTCAAGGTTTTAAGTCTTTCAAATATGAACTTTAATATGGGGCTACCAGAATCAATGGAAAACTTGGAGCGTCTCAAGACATTGCATTTGCACCACTGTAAACTGAAAGACATTAAATTGATTGGTCAGTTGGTGAGCCTTCTTGTTTTGAGCTTGCGCGAATCAAGTTTGGAAGAATTAGCTGTTGAAATTGGGGAGTTGAGCAAACTTCGGTTGCTGGATATAGGAGGTTGCAAAGGTATGAAAAGGATCCCAGCTAATATCTTATCCCGTTTACATCATTTAGAAGGACTTTACATGCTCAATGGTTTTGATGGTTGGACATCGACAAATACAGAAGTTATTGATGGTTGGGGTTGGGGTTATAACCAGACGAGTGGAAGTGAGCTTGATACGCTGTCTCACTTGAATGTGCTTGAAATGGAGGTATCTGAAGTCGAACAATTGTGGAGTGTAAATAATGTACAGCTCGTTGAGCAACTGGGGAAGTTCAGAATACGTGTTTGCAATTCTTACAAATGGGATATGACAGAGGTATCTGCGTTCCGTTATGTTTTGGAGTTGAAGAATATTTATGTAAGTGAAAACGCCTGGTTAAGAGCGCTACTGAAGATAACTGATTGTTTGGTTGTAGTGGACTCTCCTAGGCTCACACAGAATCTAGTCCCTGAGTTAGACGAGGGCGGCTTCAAGGAATTAAAGTATTTGGATGTTCAAAACTGCAATGTCGAATTTTTAATTAACTCAAACAATCAGGATGAGTCACTGGCCTTTGCGAATCTGGAGCTTTTAAGACTAGCGAATTTGAACCGATTAGAGATGATATGTGATGGGAAAGCTCCAACAGGAATGTTCTCTAATCTCCGACGCCTCTTTTTACGTGGTTTGCCCATCTTGAAGTGTGGTTTGCCTCTAACTCTCTTTCCACTTAACTTGAGTGAGGTGGTTGTTGGAGAGTGTGAACTTTTGAGATTCATTCTTAATAAGGATGCTTGTGTAGCAGAAAACGAAACAGATATCGTCACTTTTCCGCTTTTGAAATCACTTGACCTATTCGTTGTGCGAAGCTTATCAAGCATGTCAGGGAAATCACTTGACCTATTCCCAACAGATCGTCCTTTCTTTGATGCAAAG AGCAAATTTCCTTCTCTTGAGAGTTTATGGTTGTCCGTCAATGAAGCAATTGTGACGCTGTGGAGCAAGACATGCGACGTTTCAAGCTTTCAGCGTTTGAAGATTCTGAATATTTCCGGATGTACAAAACTGCAAAGCCTGGGATCTCCGTCTATATTTGCTGAACTTGTGCAACTTGAAGAATTTACCACAAGTATGTGTCCCGAGTTACAGGAAGTCATAACAAAAGAGACGGAAGAGGATCGAGTTGGTAAACGTGTTATCAACTTCCAGTCACTGAAGCGTCTTTCCTTGGCATATTGTCCCAAAATTGAAAGGTTCTATGGAGGAAGTTATAAACTCGAGTTTCCTAATTTGAAATCACTGAGTTTGTCTGAAGATGGTAATTTGACTAATTTTGATGAGTCAGAAAACTCGACCGCTTGTTTCTCCGACAAG ATTGAATTTCCGTGCCTAGAGGACCTGAAAGTAAGTCTTGTGTCGAATGAAGTTATGAGGCTATGGAATTGGTCTTCATCAGAAAGCGAAAGTGGTAGCATCTCATTAAATCCTGTTCCGAACTTGAAAAAGTTAACACTTGGTCAGGTCCAAGGGTTGACATCCATTCCACACTTCATCTCTCAAAAATTGTCCCATCTGGAAGTGACGAATTTCAACGATATCAAAACTCTATTCTCAGTTTCAGCTGTGGATAGAGAGGTCATCTGGACGTATTCCCAGCTTCCGAACTTGGAATACCTTACTGTTGATAGCTGCTATCATTTGGAACAATTGTTTGAGAATGAACAAGATGTTAATGCTGTGATGTTATGCGAACGACTGACAAAAATAACGCTGGTGTCTTTGCCCAAACTGAGGATATTGCCGCTGCATCTGCTCAAAAATATTTGCAATCTCTCTATTAATGTTTTAAAATGGAAATATGTATTCTCAGCCGATCTGTTCATTAAGGGTAGAGAACAACTGCAGCAACTCGAAGTTCTCAAGATTagtgaatgcaaaaacatggaAGTAATAATCATGGATGAGCTAGCTGAGGATGGAGACGATAGAGCTTATTGTTTCCCTCGCCTTAAGACGCTGAGCTTGGAGTATTTGAGTATCACCAACTTCGCTTCCAAACCTACTACTCCGTTACACTTTCCGTCACTTAAAGAGTTCATCATGACCAGCTGTAAAAACATTCAATCATTTTATTCAGGACCCTTGACAGCTCCGAAACTAAAAGACGTGAAGATATGGTATTGTGATGGTCTACAGCATTTTGTGTCTGAAGAAATGGGTGATGTTCAAAAATTGCCGTCTCTTGAAATCGTGCGAATTGCATATTGTTGCAAGTTGTTGTCATTCTCATATGAGCCTTTAGTAGCACCCAAATTACATCAGGTAACGCTAGCATGTTGCGATGAAATGAGGTGGTTTTCACCTGGAGATCCAAATCATGATTATATTTTGGAATTGCCGTCTTTGGAGAGCGTTTCAATTGAAAATTGCTGGGCCATGCAATCGTTCTCATCCGGAGGAATTAAAGCTCCGAATCTATTTAATTTGGAGGTTGACAAGAAGGATTATTCTAAGCTTGCAAATGAGGAGCTACAAGTTTTATTGGTGATGCTCTACCAGTGCAGATAA
- the LOC141613889 gene encoding uncharacterized protein LOC141613889 isoform X2, which translates to MTEMDDLRKMTRETANWRNSLMKLIEREEMKKLMKEERVAEIVVKMIERPLLKKLWEEDREIFDIVVHVVKKKCNQKIVNGDVDAEEDADYKKVAKIASNVLKDIAEEFKNFIKKDGTTVAVVKLLSDDDLEKLRRDGNEMDKMLRKAEDVILKEAELNDHNEEELLLPKHGKDGQLVNESIIKEKVGGWRKRMGSLMTFLDDESFKKGLPDGAVLGLEVMDVLSKSSGSQQVEEIGKSHRYCGWCAVRFEVYRHRHDMSELAEIMVQAIKSMIDGCPQGNVTRRKRPDELEMIPGDFMEGLESREELLQKILVDLQDDQVKAVGVYGMGGCGKTTMAKEVVHKRARDLFDKRVVVEVSEAPNIKSIQNQIAGGIGLTLDDMENIAQRARILYNQLKSDNKKVLIILDNVWKKLKLDDVGIPRETTKDLCCKLLITAREEQVCRLMDVQHANIYKVGLLNEREALNLFENQTEKKFDGGEFKPVADRLLRKCGGLPLAIATTASALRGKDLPMWCHFAETSEKPISSQVTSEYRETYSILETSYKLIDIEEKRTFLFLACLSPLDSAISVNDLMRYGIGLDLFQRVNGLSEAMEQASTWANELISSSLLLKGDSDGELKIHDLVRASAISFIDKGKDRMTLVESIPRWMCEETFEKFTAISLMSGNDFSPLSGVKAPMLEILLLKGDISSTTLPSDFFVGMKNLKVLSLSNMNFNMGLPESMENLERLKTLHLHHCKLKDIKLIGQLVSLLVLSLRESSLEELAVEIGELSKLRLLDIGGCKGMKRIPANILSRLHHLEGLYMLNGFDGWTSTNTEVIDGWGWGYNQTSGSELDTLSHLNVLEMEVSEVEQLWSVNNVQLVEQLGKFRIRVCNSYKWDMTEVSAFRYVLELKNIYVSENAWLRALLKITDCLVVVDSPRLTQNLVPELDEGGFKELKYLDVQNCNVEFLINSNNQDESLAFANLELLRLANLNRLEMICDGKAPTGMFSNLRRLFLRGLPILKCGLPLTLFPLNLSEVVVGECELLRFILNKDACVAENETDIVTFPLLKSLDLFVVRSLSSMSGKSLDLFPTDRPFFDAKSKFPSLESLWLSVNEAIVTLWSKTCDVSSFQRLKILNISGCTKLQSLGSPSIFAELVQLEEFTTSMCPELQEVITKETEEDRVGKRVINFQSLKRLSLAYCPKIERFYGGSYKLEFPNLKSLSLSEDGNLTNFDESENSTACFSDKIEFPCLEDLKVSLVSNEVMRLWNWSSSESESGSISLNPVPNLKKLTLGQVQGLTSIPHFISQKLSHLEVTNFNDIKTLFSVSAVDREVIWTYSQLPNLEYLTVDSCYHLEQLFENEQDVNAVMLCERLTKITLVSLPKLRILPLHLLKNICNLSINVLKWKYVFSADLFIKGREQLQQLEVLKISECKNMEVIIMDELAEDGDDRAYCFPRLKTLSLEYLSITNFASKPTTPLHFPSLKEFIMTSCKNIQSFYSGPLTAPKLKDVKIWYCDGLQHFVSEEMGDVQKLPSLEIVRIAYCCKLLSFSYEPLVAPKLHQVTLACCDEMRWFSPGDPNHDYILELPSLESVSIENCWAMQSFSSGGIKAPNLFNLEVDKKDYSKLANEELQVLLVMLYQCR; encoded by the exons ATGACAGAAATGGACGATCTGCGGAAGATGACAAGAGAGACTGCAAATTGGCGGAATAGTTTAATGAAGTTGATTGAGAGGGAAGAAATGAAGAAGCTTATGAAAGAAGAAAGGGTGGCTGAAATCGTGGTGAAAATGATAGAACGTCCTCTTTTGAAGAAGTTATGGGAAGAGGATAGGGAAATTTTTGATATTGTGGTCCATGTGGTGAAGAAGAAGTGCAATCAAAAGATTGTTAATGGTGATGTTGATGCTGAGGAGGATGCTGATTACAAGAAAGTCGCTAAGATTGCAAGCAATGTTTTGAAAGATATTGCCGAGGAATTTAAGAATTTCATAAAAAAGGACGGCACGACTGTTGCTGTGGTTAAACTGTTGAGCGATGATGATCTCGAGAAGCTCAGGAGAGACGGAAATGAGATGGACAAGATGTTGCGTAAAGCAGAGGATGTCATTCTAAAGGAGGCCGAGCTTAATGATCATAATGAAGAGGAATTGCTGCTCCCGAAACATGGCAAGGATGGCCAACTAGTTAATGAAAGTATCATCAAAGAGAAAGTTGGAGGTTGGCGTAAACGTATGGGGAGCTTGATGACTTTTCTGGATGACGAGAGCTTTAAGAAGGGTTTGCCAGATGGTGCAGTGTTAGGATTGGAAGTCATGGATGTATTGAGCAAGAGTTCCGGGTCTCAGCAGGTTGAAGAAATTGGTAAATCACACAGATACTGTGGCTGGTGTGCTGTTCGATTCGAAGTTTATCGTCATCGTCATGATATGAGTGAACTAGCTGAAATTATGGTTCAGGCTATCAAGTCTATGATTGATGGGTGTCCTCAGGGTAATGTGACGAGGCGTAAAAGACCAGATGAACTCGAAATGATACCTGGTGACTTCATGGAGGGGTTGGAGTCTAGAGAAGAACTTTTGCAGAAAATATTGGTAGATTTACAAGATGATCAAGTTAAAGCTGTTGGTGTATATGGCATGGGCGGTTGCG GAAAAACAACAATGGCAAAAGAAGTTGTCCACAAAAGAGCTCGTGATTTATTCGATAAAAGAGTAGTAGTAGAGGTTTCTGAAGCTCCAAatattaaaagcattcaaaatcaAATTGCTGGAGGAATCGGCTTGACACTCGATGATATGGAAAATATAGCTCAAAGGGCCCGCATTCTGTATAATCAACTGAAATCAGACAACAAAAAAGTACTTATAATCCTTGACAACGTATGGAAGAAGCTCAAGTTAGATGACGTGGGGATTCCCCGCGAAACCACTAAAGATTTATGTTGTAAACTGTTGATTACGGCTAGAGAAGAACAAGTGTGCAGGCTCATGGATGTCCAACATGCTAATATATATAAGGTGGGCTTATTAAACGAAAGAGAAGCTTTAAATCTTTTTGAAAACCAAACTGAAAAGAAATTCGACGGTGGAGAGTTTAAACCTGTGGCAGATAGATTATTGAGGAAGTGTGGTGGGTTACCTCTCGCAATTGCCACAACAGCGAGTGCATTAAGGGGTAAAGATTTGCCAATGTGGTGTCATTTTGCAGAGACATCAGAAAAGCCTATTTCGAGTCAAGTCACTAGTGAGTATCGTGAGACATACTCAATTCTCGAAACAAGTTACAAGCTAATTGATATCGAAGAAAAAAGGACATTTTTATTTCTTGCTTGTTTATCTCCCCTCGATTCAGCTATAAGTGTCAACGACTTGATGAGATATGGCATTGGGTTGGATTTATTTCAACGTGTCAATGGTCTCTCAGAGGCAATGGAGCAAGCATCTACATGGGCTAACGAACTCATTTCATCGTCATTGTTATTAAAAGGTGATTCGGATGGGGAACTTAAGATTCACGATCTTGTTCGTGCATCCGCCATCTCATTTATTGATAAAG GCAAAGATCGCATGACTTTAGTCGAAAGCATTCCTCGATGGATGTGTGAGGAAACGTTTGAGAAGTTCACGGCTATATCATTAATGTCTGGCAATGATTTTTCTCCACTGAGTGGAGTGAAAGCTCCTATGCTTGAAATCTTGTTATTAAAAGGCGACATATCCTCGACAACTCTTCCTTCTGATTTCTTTGTGGGAATGAAGAATCTCAAGGTTTTAAGTCTTTCAAATATGAACTTTAATATGGGGCTACCAGAATCAATGGAAAACTTGGAGCGTCTCAAGACATTGCATTTGCACCACTGTAAACTGAAAGACATTAAATTGATTGGTCAGTTGGTGAGCCTTCTTGTTTTGAGCTTGCGCGAATCAAGTTTGGAAGAATTAGCTGTTGAAATTGGGGAGTTGAGCAAACTTCGGTTGCTGGATATAGGAGGTTGCAAAGGTATGAAAAGGATCCCAGCTAATATCTTATCCCGTTTACATCATTTAGAAGGACTTTACATGCTCAATGGTTTTGATGGTTGGACATCGACAAATACAGAAGTTATTGATGGTTGGGGTTGGGGTTATAACCAGACGAGTGGAAGTGAGCTTGATACGCTGTCTCACTTGAATGTGCTTGAAATGGAGGTATCTGAAGTCGAACAATTGTGGAGTGTAAATAATGTACAGCTCGTTGAGCAACTGGGGAAGTTCAGAATACGTGTTTGCAATTCTTACAAATGGGATATGACAGAGGTATCTGCGTTCCGTTATGTTTTGGAGTTGAAGAATATTTATGTAAGTGAAAACGCCTGGTTAAGAGCGCTACTGAAGATAACTGATTGTTTGGTTGTAGTGGACTCTCCTAGGCTCACACAGAATCTAGTCCCTGAGTTAGACGAGGGCGGCTTCAAGGAATTAAAGTATTTGGATGTTCAAAACTGCAATGTCGAATTTTTAATTAACTCAAACAATCAGGATGAGTCACTGGCCTTTGCGAATCTGGAGCTTTTAAGACTAGCGAATTTGAACCGATTAGAGATGATATGTGATGGGAAAGCTCCAACAGGAATGTTCTCTAATCTCCGACGCCTCTTTTTACGTGGTTTGCCCATCTTGAAGTGTGGTTTGCCTCTAACTCTCTTTCCACTTAACTTGAGTGAGGTGGTTGTTGGAGAGTGTGAACTTTTGAGATTCATTCTTAATAAGGATGCTTGTGTAGCAGAAAACGAAACAGATATCGTCACTTTTCCGCTTTTGAAATCACTTGACCTATTCGTTGTGCGAAGCTTATCAAGCATGTCAGGGAAATCACTTGACCTATTCCCAACAGATCGTCCTTTCTTTGATGCAAAG AGCAAATTTCCTTCTCTTGAGAGTTTATGGTTGTCCGTCAATGAAGCAATTGTGACGCTGTGGAGCAAGACATGCGACGTTTCAAGCTTTCAGCGTTTGAAGATTCTGAATATTTCCGGATGTACAAAACTGCAAAGCCTGGGATCTCCGTCTATATTTGCTGAACTTGTGCAACTTGAAGAATTTACCACAAGTATGTGTCCCGAGTTACAGGAAGTCATAACAAAAGAGACGGAAGAGGATCGAGTTGGTAAACGTGTTATCAACTTCCAGTCACTGAAGCGTCTTTCCTTGGCATATTGTCCCAAAATTGAAAGGTTCTATGGAGGAAGTTATAAACTCGAGTTTCCTAATTTGAAATCACTGAGTTTGTCTGAAGATGGTAATTTGACTAATTTTGATGAGTCAGAAAACTCGACCGCTTGTTTCTCCGACAAG ATTGAATTTCCGTGCCTAGAGGACCTGAAAGTAAGTCTTGTGTCGAATGAAGTTATGAGGCTATGGAATTGGTCTTCATCAGAAAGCGAAAGTGGTAGCATCTCATTAAATCCTGTTCCGAACTTGAAAAAGTTAACACTTGGTCAGGTCCAAGGGTTGACATCCATTCCACACTTCATCTCTCAAAAATTGTCCCATCTGGAAGTGACGAATTTCAACGATATCAAAACTCTATTCTCAGTTTCAGCTGTGGATAGAGAGGTCATCTGGACGTATTCCCAGCTTCCGAACTTGGAATACCTTACTGTTGATAGCTGCTATCATTTGGAACAATTGTTTGAGAATGAACAAGATGTTAATGCTGTGATGTTATGCGAACGACTGACAAAAATAACGCTGGTGTCTTTGCCCAAACTGAGGATATTGCCGCTGCATCTGCTCAAAAATATTTGCAATCTCTCTATTAATGTTTTAAAATGGAAATATGTATTCTCAGCCGATCTGTTCATTAAGGGTAGAGAACAACTGCAGCAACTCGAAGTTCTCAAGATTagtgaatgcaaaaacatggaAGTAATAATCATGGATGAGCTAGCTGAGGATGGAGACGATAGAGCTTATTGTTTCCCTCGCCTTAAGACGCTGAGCTTGGAGTATTTGAGTATCACCAACTTCGCTTCCAAACCTACTACTCCGTTACACTTTCCGTCACTTAAAGAGTTCATCATGACCAGCTGTAAAAACATTCAATCATTTTATTCAGGACCCTTGACAGCTCCGAAACTAAAAGACGTGAAGATATGGTATTGTGATGGTCTACAGCATTTTGTGTCTGAAGAAATGGGTGATGTTCAAAAATTGCCGTCTCTTGAAATCGTGCGAATTGCATATTGTTGCAAGTTGTTGTCATTCTCATATGAGCCTTTAGTAGCACCCAAATTACATCAGGTAACGCTAGCATGTTGCGATGAAATGAGGTGGTTTTCACCTGGAGATCCAAATCATGATTATATTTTGGAATTGCCGTCTTTGGAGAGCGTTTCAATTGAAAATTGCTGGGCCATGCAATCGTTCTCATCCGGAGGAATTAAAGCTCCGAATCTATTTAATTTGGAGGTTGACAAGAAGGATTATTCTAAGCTTGCAAATGAGGAGCTACAAGTTTTATTGGTGATGCTCTACCAGTGCAGATAA